The nucleotide sequence GGAGGAGTTGTTCTTCACAAATTCTAATACAGTTATTAATGCAACTTCAGCTGCTTGTTCTTTAGGAAATCTATAAATTCCTGTACTAATGTTTGGAAAGGATATACTACTTATTCCGTTTTTTAATGCAAGATTTAATGAATTACTATAACAATGCTTGAGCTTTTCGGGTTCACTATTGTTTCCATTATTCCATACAGGTCCTACTGTATGTATGACATACTTTGCTTGTAGTTTTCCGCCGGTTGTAATAACAGCTTCTCCAACCGGACAATGTCCTTGCTTGTTACGTATTTTAATACATTCATCGAGTATTTCTTTACCGCCTGCACGATGAATAGCTCCGTCAACTCCACCTCCACCAAGCAAACTAGTATTGGCTGCATTTACTATGCATTCTAATTGAGATTGGGTGATATCTCCTTTAAGAATTTCAATAATTGTTGAATTTATTAAAGCTTCCATGAGATAGCTTCCTTTCATTAGCTCTTGTCACTTTCAGATAACGTTGTCGTTTTCGCGACGTCGATTCCCCTTAGATAGCTCCTATCTTTGGGGAATCGATGTATCTGTCTGAATTAGCATCCACGAAACTACCTCGGGCAGATCAAGGGCTGCATGGCAAGCAGAGCGAATATTGTATTATCTGAAGGAATGTGCTTCGAAGCATAATCTAAACTGTTCTCAGTTATTGAGATATAAAAAAGAAACTAAATTGTTTTCTACTATTAATTTCATTCTTGAAATCAAATCAATCGCCATTGCTTTTTGTGGATCTTCAGGTTGATATATTATCAAAGTTTCTTTGTTTACCTTCATCTCGATTCCATTTATAGAACGTTGAGTAAATGAAACTTCCCTTCCGGATTGATCTCTAAAGTAAAAGTAAAATTTATTATAATACTCAATATTTCCTGCTCGTTGATTTGCAAATTTTGTTCTCATTTTTTTGACTAAGATTCCTTTAGTAATTTGTCCATAAATGAGTAATCGCCTTGCTCTTAAATAATTCATAAAAATAAGAAAGAAATAAATAACAAGTATCATTAAAGGAAATGCAAAGAATATTTGTGAGCTTGATTCTTTGATAAAAAGCAACCCACAAAAGAAACTTAGAAAAAACATTAATAGAAGTAAATTTGCTGGAAAATGCTTTGCTAATAGATCAAACTTAACAGCAAATGTTATACGTCTCTTCATTGATTCACCTCTTTAGGGTTTCATATTCTTTCAGATAACGTTCTTGTATTCACGACGTCCCACCGACTTAAGGTTCCGCCAGGAACCGGCTGAGCTTGCGCAGTTAGTCGGTGCGGATGTGTCCGGCAGATTCCGCTTCACTGCTGCTGAAATACCTCACCGTATCCACTTCTAATTTCTGCTGTACGTAGGGCCGTATGGCCCGAAGCGTGAAAATGGTGTTAGGCGATGCTCTCGACTTCTTTGAGATCCCCAAAGACGTTGTTATTTCGTTACATATCATCGATATTAAACTCACCTAATTTTACAAGTTTTTTCTTTCCTCTGTTTCCTCTCGTAATCTTTTCTTCTCCGTTTTCATTTGTTTTATTAAAAATATAGTCACCTGTAAGCAAATTATAGTCTTCCTCATCAAATGCCATCTCTGTACCTTCTTTAATTGAATGATTCCATCCCATTGATACTCCGATTAAATACCAATCGTTTTCTTGAAATCTAAATCTATATTTGTCATACCATCTTTGACTACTACCTCCGAAATCACTCACTACCACGGATCCTCTATCTATGATGATTCCATCAAATGGATCGCCCCAACCTCCTCCTTCTTGTGCCCCCAAAATTACTTTATCTGCTATTGTTGATAGTGAAAAGGTATGATCCTTGTTTCCAAATGCAATTAATAATGAACGAGTCGCATCATATTCTTCTTGCGTTTTCTCGATAACAATTGCAAGGTCTTGGATACCATCTTTATTTAAATCACCTTCAGCTTTTACAGGTTCCGTATGCTCCAAAATGTGCCATCCCGCCGGAATCAAAGAAGTAACATCTATAGCATTTGAGTTAATGTCATCACTATTTATTTTTGATTTTTCATTCTCTTCTTTATTTGTAGCAAGATTATTATCGTTATTAACGGTATCCGCTTGCTTAATTTCAGCCTCTGGAGAATCAAATTGATTCGATAGATTGTCATCATAGCTACAAGATATTAAACATCCTAAGAGCACAAAAGAGCACAAGATATAAGAGTATTTTTTTATCATTGATGTCACCCCAGTTAATGTTTTAGAGTGTTTCGAGAGTTTCGCCTAACGTTCATGTATTCACGACGCGACCCAGCCTTAGATAGTCTTATCTTAGGCTGGGTCGTGTGTTGTCTGCTATATCTACCATGATTATACATCTGACAACCAAGGGGCGAAAGCCCCGCTGCGTGAATATGGTGTTAGATGAAGGAACCTTTAGTTACCTCAGAAAATCTCTTTTAATAGCCATTTATTTTGTCTTATTGCTTTTATAGCAGTTTTATACACTCTACTCGATTGCCAAACGGATCCCTGAATTCGAATCTCTCATATCCTGGTATCGGTACTGATTCCAGGATTTCCATCCCATTGTCTGTTAGCAGTTTTTCAATAGCTTTTATGTCATTCACTTCAAAAGCTAAATGGGCTTTTGTTAATAAACGGTTTACACCATCTTCAGTTCCAATATGTAATTGTTGATCACCAACAAGAACCCAAAATCCACCTCTGCCTATTAAGGATTCTGGCTTTGTGATTTCTTTCAACTGCAAGATTCCACAATAGAAGTATCTTGCCTCATCCTCTTTGCCCTTCGGTATTGTAATTTGAGCATGATGAAATCGACTTATCATTACGATGCTCCTTTGGTTTTAATCTAAACTGCTTCGTTCTGTCGTATAACGTTAATGTGTTCACGACGTTCAATTCCCTTAAGCCCGAAGGGCGGCCACGATGCGGTTAGTCGGTGCGGATGTGTCCAGCTACTACTATTTCCCCGCTACTGAAAATGCGTCCCCGAATCTACTTCTAACTTCTGCCGGAGCGAGGGCGGATGCCCGATGCGTGAATATGGTGTTATAGGAAGTCAGTGCCTTCCTCGATCGATTAGACTATCAAATCCTCTTTCTATATCTCATTATTTCAAGTTAAATTTTGATTATTACAAAAATTATTTGCAATCTCATGGTTCCATATTTGTGCTTCAATGTACGGTAATCCCGAAGGGATCATTGATTCGAGATTACTCATTACATCAGCCGTCATACTCGCCTTTATTTCTGAAATTGTAAATACCTGCCCATGAAATTTAGCATTGTAATATTCTTTAGGCTTATCTCTTCCAATCCAATATGAAACCATACTATCTGGTACTGTAAAACTGACATCTTTTTCGCTGAAGAGACATAACGGAATTCGTAGCAAATTTAAGTTTAACCCTTCACTCAAAGCATAACTTTCTACCCAATCTGCTGTCTCCAATACAGCATACAATGGATATTTATCTTTTGGTACTCCACCTTTTTCTTTAAATCCGTTTCGTAGCCAATTCTCAGCTTCTAATCGGTTCTCCCAATATTTCTCTGGTTCCTTGAATCTCTCAAAGATCGGTGAATCACTACATAATTCTTCCATGACTTTCATTGCTTCAGATCTTGAGAGTGCAGACAAACTTCTAAAAGGCACTGAATTGTAATAGTGTGTAAGATACTCAAACATCCTCGTTCCTCCAAACGTTTTTAATATGATTTGCACTGATTTCCTATAACGATGTTGTATTCACGACGCCCCACCACCTTAAGGTTACGAAATGACCTTAAGGTGGTGCAGGTGTCCGGCTGATTCCGCTTCCCTGCTACTGCCAATTGCATCTTCGAACACTCTTCTTCCTTCTGCCGGACCGAGGGCCGAATGGCCCGAAGCGTGAACACATTATTAGCTGATGTAACCTTGTGTTACCCCCAAAATTCTTTCCAATTCAATAGCAACCCCATCATTATCGTTGCTTTCAGTAA is from Candidatus Cohnella colombiensis and encodes:
- a CDS encoding VOC family protein codes for the protein MISRFHHAQITIPKGKEDEARYFYCGILQLKEITKPESLIGRGGFWVLVGDQQLHIGTEDGVNRLLTKAHLAFEVNDIKAIEKLLTDNGMEILESVPIPGYERFEFRDPFGNRVECIKLL
- a CDS encoding O-acetyl-ADP-ribose deacetylase — encoded protein: MEALINSTIIEILKGDITQSQLECIVNAANTSLLGGGGVDGAIHRAGGKEILDECIKIRNKQGHCPVGEAVITTGGKLQAKYVIHTVGPVWNNGNNSEPEKLKHCYSNSLNLALKNGISSISFPNISTGIYRFPKEQAAEVALITVLEFVKNNSSINHVQFVCYDEDNERIYLEKLKALL